In Stigmatopora argus isolate UIUO_Sarg chromosome 17, RoL_Sarg_1.0, whole genome shotgun sequence, the following are encoded in one genomic region:
- the lyrm4b gene encoding LYR motif-containing protein 4, with protein sequence MAAPSTSQVISLYRMLLRESYNFPSYNYRTYAVRRVRDAFRLHKHVDDPKKVESLLLEGRQSLALIQRQVLVGAMFQAPKTVVE encoded by the exons atggcggcgccctccACATCGCAGGTGATTTCTCTCTACAGGATGCTCTTAAGAGAAAGTTACAATTTCCCGTCGTACAATTACAG GACCTACGCGGTGCGCCGAGTGCGTGACGCTTTTAGGCTTCACAAGCATGTGGACGACCCAAAGAAGGTGGAGAGCCTGCTGTTGGAGGGCCGCCAGTCGCTGGCGCTGATCCAGAGGCAG GTGCTGGTGGGAGCCATGTTCCAGGCACCCAAGACGGTGGTGGAGTAG
- the fars2 gene encoding phenylalanine--tRNA ligase, mitochondrial isoform X1 yields the protein MILRGPPRPPWPHLAAWRRRSSPPPGREGLRVLGRVYPCDDFTNVTPKILAKLGRELHNQRYHPLWLLKERIKTHFYSAYTARSGNPLFSAHDNLSPVVTAEQNFDSLLIPSGHPSRKRGDNYYLNRNTMLRSHTSAHQRELVSGGLDAFLLAGDVYRRDEIDASHYPVFHQMEGVRLFSEHQLFSGIANGQDLRLFEESGRRTPQKQQVHSLEAVKLLESHLKGTLSALVGDLFGEGAEVRWLECYFPFTHPSFEMEVRYNGDWMEVLGCGIMEQQLLNSAGAPDKVGWAFGLGLERLAMVLYDIPDIRLFWSQDERFLKQFRVDDVRRRVRFQALSKYPPLRNDISFWLPADGAAFHTNDFYELVRAVAGDLVEEVTLLDDFTHPTSGRRSLCFCLLYRHTERTLSRREVRQVHGEIQRRVQTQLGVEGRY from the exons ATGATCCTCCGGGGGCCGCCGCGCCCGCCCTGGCCCCATCTGGCCGCGTGGCGCCGACGGTCCTCGCCGCCCCCGGGCCGGGAAGGCCTGCGAGTGTTGGGCCGCGTTTACCCTTGCGACGACTTCACCAACGTCACGCCCAAGATTCTGGCTAAACTGGGCCGCGAGCTCCACAACCAACGCTATCATCCTCTCTGGCTCCTCAAGGAGAGGATCAAAACTCACTTCTACAG cgCTTACACCGCTCGCTCTGGAAACCCACTGTTCTCGGCCCACGACAACCTGAGCCCCGTGGTTACGGCGGAGCAGAACTTTGACAG CTTGCTGATCCCAAGCGGGCACCCCAGCAGGAAACGCGGCGACAACTACTACCTGAACAG GAACACCATGCTTCGCTCTCACACCTCGGCCCACCAGCGAGAGCTGGTGAGCGGGGGGCTGGACGCCTTTCTGTTGGCCGGAGACGTCTACAGACGGGACGAGATCGACGCCAGCCACTACCCCGTTTTCCACCAGATGGAGGGCGTGCGCCTCTTCTCCGAGCACCAG CTCTTCTCTGGCATCGCCAACGGCCAAGACTTGCGCCTGTTTGAGGAGTCGGGGCGCAGGACGCCCCAAAAACAGCAAGTTCACAGTCTGGAGGCGGTCAAGCTGCTGGAGTCGCACCTGAAGGGGACGCTCTCGGCGCTGGTCGGGGATCTGTTTGGAGAAG GCGCGGAGGTGCGCTGGCTGGAGTGTTACTTCCCTTTCACTCATCCCTCCTTCGAGATGGAGGTGCGTTACAATGGCGACTGGATGGAGGTGCTGGGCTGTGGAATCATGGAGCAGCAACTACTCAACTCTG CCGGCGCGCCCGACAAGGTGGGCTGGGCGTTCGGACTGGGCCTGGAGCGCCTGGCCATGGTCCTCTACGACATCCCCGACATCCGCCTCTTCTGGAGCCAAGACGAGCGCTTCCTCAAGCAATTCCGCGTGGACGACGTCCGTCGGCGAGTCCGCTTCCAG GCGTTGAGCAAGTACCCGCCGCTGCGCAACGACATCTCCTTCTGGCTTCCCGCCGACGGGGCCGCTTTCCACACCAACGACTTCTACGAGTTGGTACGCGCCGTCGCCGGGGACCTGGTAGAGGAGGTGACGCTACTCGATGACTTCACGCACCCCAC GAGCGGGCGGCGGAGTTTGTGTTTCTGTCTGCTTTACCGCCACACGGAACGCACGCTGAGCCGACGGGAAGTCCGGCAAGTTCACGGCGAAATCCAACGGCGGGTCCAAACGCAGCTGGGTGTGGAGGGACGCTACTGA
- the fars2 gene encoding phenylalanine--tRNA ligase, mitochondrial isoform X2 gives MGSFALLGPQLFSGIANGQDLRLFEESGRRTPQKQQVHSLEAVKLLESHLKGTLSALVGDLFGEGAEVRWLECYFPFTHPSFEMEVRYNGDWMEVLGCGIMEQQLLNSAGAPDKVGWAFGLGLERLAMVLYDIPDIRLFWSQDERFLKQFRVDDVRRRVRFQALSKYPPLRNDISFWLPADGAAFHTNDFYELVRAVAGDLVEEVTLLDDFTHPTSGRRSLCFCLLYRHTERTLSRREVRQVHGEIQRRVQTQLGVEGRY, from the exons ATGGGCAG CTTTGCACTTTTGGGCCCTCAGCTCTTCTCTGGCATCGCCAACGGCCAAGACTTGCGCCTGTTTGAGGAGTCGGGGCGCAGGACGCCCCAAAAACAGCAAGTTCACAGTCTGGAGGCGGTCAAGCTGCTGGAGTCGCACCTGAAGGGGACGCTCTCGGCGCTGGTCGGGGATCTGTTTGGAGAAG GCGCGGAGGTGCGCTGGCTGGAGTGTTACTTCCCTTTCACTCATCCCTCCTTCGAGATGGAGGTGCGTTACAATGGCGACTGGATGGAGGTGCTGGGCTGTGGAATCATGGAGCAGCAACTACTCAACTCTG CCGGCGCGCCCGACAAGGTGGGCTGGGCGTTCGGACTGGGCCTGGAGCGCCTGGCCATGGTCCTCTACGACATCCCCGACATCCGCCTCTTCTGGAGCCAAGACGAGCGCTTCCTCAAGCAATTCCGCGTGGACGACGTCCGTCGGCGAGTCCGCTTCCAG GCGTTGAGCAAGTACCCGCCGCTGCGCAACGACATCTCCTTCTGGCTTCCCGCCGACGGGGCCGCTTTCCACACCAACGACTTCTACGAGTTGGTACGCGCCGTCGCCGGGGACCTGGTAGAGGAGGTGACGCTACTCGATGACTTCACGCACCCCAC GAGCGGGCGGCGGAGTTTGTGTTTCTGTCTGCTTTACCGCCACACGGAACGCACGCTGAGCCGACGGGAAGTCCGGCAAGTTCACGGCGAAATCCAACGGCGGGTCCAAACGCAGCTGGGTGTGGAGGGACGCTACTGA
- the nrn1a gene encoding neuritin encodes MAGSLVLVVALHLGWLLPSALVSPAHCDAVFKGFSDCLLQLGDNVANYPTDLDDRQNLRKICTYWDDFHSCASTALSDCQEGANELWEKLKKESRSLDFRGSLFELCGAGNAAAAPRGWGAAPGPRGAPVALLPGLLTCLLAL; translated from the exons ATGGCGGGAAGCCTCGTGCTCGTCGTGGCGCTTCATTTGG GGTGGCTTCTGCCGTCTGCCCTGGTGAGCCCCGCCCACTGCGACGCCGTCTTCAAAGGCTTTTCCGACTGCCTGCTTCAGTTGGGGGACAACGTGGCCAACTATCCCACGGATTTGGACGACCGGCAGAACCTGCGCAAGATTTGCAC CTACTGGGACGACTTCCACTCATGCGCGAGCACGGCGTTGTCCGACTGCCAGGAAGGCGCCAACGAGCTTTGGGAGAAACTCAAGAAGGAATCTCGCAGTCTGGATTTTCGCGGAAGCCTGTTTGAACTGTGCGGCGCGGgaaacgccgccgccgccccccgtGGATGGGGCGCGGCCCCGGGCCCGAGGGGAGCGCCGGTGGCGCTCCTGCCGGGCCTGCTCACCTGCTTGCTGGCCCTTTAA